The Coffea arabica cultivar ET-39 chromosome 4e, Coffea Arabica ET-39 HiFi, whole genome shotgun sequence genome includes a window with the following:
- the LOC113742800 gene encoding uncharacterized protein isoform X1, translating into MFMVGKLLRFGSIVAWILHMVACMGYIGCLGSATEPKLDLTIHDSLQQQKPLAEIHSRISKASISESFRTNGNCDMDVSAVQSQGSVSSVSSSLTNSHGAGSSNASYEFVNHGLLLWNQTRRQWIGSRKPEKQMQQLREPKLSTLCLCIAKKFWLCSWNATYDSLLGSNKPFTKRIPLAEMVDFLVDVWEQEGMYD; encoded by the exons ATGTTTATGGTGGGAAAATTGCTGCGATTCGGATCAATTGTGGCTTGGATTCTTCATATGGTTGCATGCATGGGGTATAT TGGTTGTCTTGGAAGTGCTACTGAGCCAAAACTAGATTTGACAATTCATGACTCTCTTCAACAGCAGAAACCTCTAGCTGAAATACATTCAAGAATATCAAAAGCTAGCATATCTGAGAGTTTCCGGACAAACGGCAACTGTGACATGGACGTGAGTGCTGTTCAGTCACAGGGAAGTGTATCATCAGTTAGTAGTTCATTGACCAATTCTCATGGAGCTGGAAGTTCAAATGCTTCCTATGAATTTGTAAATCAT GGTCTTCTTCTTTGGAATCAAACTAGACGGCAGTGGATAGGCAGTAGAAAGCCCGAGAAACAGATGCAGCAGCTGCGTGAGCCCAAGTTAAG CACTTTGTGTCTCTGCATCGCTAAAAAGTTTTGGCTTTGCAGTTGGAATGCAACCTATGATAGTTTGCTTGGAAGCAACAAACCGTTTACCAAGCGTATTCCTCTTGCC GAAATGGTAGATTTTCTTGTGGACGTATGGGAGCAGGAAGGAATGTATGACTGA
- the LOC113742800 gene encoding uncharacterized protein isoform X3, which translates to MFMVGKLLRFGSIVAWILHMVACMGYIGCLGSATEPKLDLTIHDSLQQQKPLAEIHSRISKASISESFRTNGNCDMDVSAVQSQGSVSSVSSSLTNSHGAGSSNASYEFVNHGLLLWNQTRRQWIGSRKPEKQMQQLREPKLSWNATYDSLLGSNKPFTKRIPLAEMVDFLVDVWEQEGMYD; encoded by the exons ATGTTTATGGTGGGAAAATTGCTGCGATTCGGATCAATTGTGGCTTGGATTCTTCATATGGTTGCATGCATGGGGTATAT TGGTTGTCTTGGAAGTGCTACTGAGCCAAAACTAGATTTGACAATTCATGACTCTCTTCAACAGCAGAAACCTCTAGCTGAAATACATTCAAGAATATCAAAAGCTAGCATATCTGAGAGTTTCCGGACAAACGGCAACTGTGACATGGACGTGAGTGCTGTTCAGTCACAGGGAAGTGTATCATCAGTTAGTAGTTCATTGACCAATTCTCATGGAGCTGGAAGTTCAAATGCTTCCTATGAATTTGTAAATCAT GGTCTTCTTCTTTGGAATCAAACTAGACGGCAGTGGATAGGCAGTAGAAAGCCCGAGAAACAGATGCAGCAGCTGCGTGAGCCCAAGTTAAG TTGGAATGCAACCTATGATAGTTTGCTTGGAAGCAACAAACCGTTTACCAAGCGTATTCCTCTTGCC GAAATGGTAGATTTTCTTGTGGACGTATGGGAGCAGGAAGGAATGTATGACTGA
- the LOC113742800 gene encoding uncharacterized protein isoform X2, with protein sequence MFMVGKLLRFGSIVAWILHMVACMGGCLGSATEPKLDLTIHDSLQQQKPLAEIHSRISKASISESFRTNGNCDMDVSAVQSQGSVSSVSSSLTNSHGAGSSNASYEFVNHGLLLWNQTRRQWIGSRKPEKQMQQLREPKLSTLCLCIAKKFWLCSWNATYDSLLGSNKPFTKRIPLAEMVDFLVDVWEQEGMYD encoded by the exons ATGTTTATGGTGGGAAAATTGCTGCGATTCGGATCAATTGTGGCTTGGATTCTTCATATGGTTGCATGCATGGG TGGTTGTCTTGGAAGTGCTACTGAGCCAAAACTAGATTTGACAATTCATGACTCTCTTCAACAGCAGAAACCTCTAGCTGAAATACATTCAAGAATATCAAAAGCTAGCATATCTGAGAGTTTCCGGACAAACGGCAACTGTGACATGGACGTGAGTGCTGTTCAGTCACAGGGAAGTGTATCATCAGTTAGTAGTTCATTGACCAATTCTCATGGAGCTGGAAGTTCAAATGCTTCCTATGAATTTGTAAATCAT GGTCTTCTTCTTTGGAATCAAACTAGACGGCAGTGGATAGGCAGTAGAAAGCCCGAGAAACAGATGCAGCAGCTGCGTGAGCCCAAGTTAAG CACTTTGTGTCTCTGCATCGCTAAAAAGTTTTGGCTTTGCAGTTGGAATGCAACCTATGATAGTTTGCTTGGAAGCAACAAACCGTTTACCAAGCGTATTCCTCTTGCC GAAATGGTAGATTTTCTTGTGGACGTATGGGAGCAGGAAGGAATGTATGACTGA
- the LOC113742800 gene encoding uncharacterized protein isoform X4, producing the protein MHGVYNSGCLGSATEPKLDLTIHDSLQQQKPLAEIHSRISKASISESFRTNGNCDMDVSAVQSQGSVSSVSSSLTNSHGAGSSNASYEFVNHGLLLWNQTRRQWIGSRKPEKQMQQLREPKLSTLCLCIAKKFWLCSWNATYDSLLGSNKPFTKRIPLAEMVDFLVDVWEQEGMYD; encoded by the exons ATGCATGGGGTATAT AACAGTGGTTGTCTTGGAAGTGCTACTGAGCCAAAACTAGATTTGACAATTCATGACTCTCTTCAACAGCAGAAACCTCTAGCTGAAATACATTCAAGAATATCAAAAGCTAGCATATCTGAGAGTTTCCGGACAAACGGCAACTGTGACATGGACGTGAGTGCTGTTCAGTCACAGGGAAGTGTATCATCAGTTAGTAGTTCATTGACCAATTCTCATGGAGCTGGAAGTTCAAATGCTTCCTATGAATTTGTAAATCAT GGTCTTCTTCTTTGGAATCAAACTAGACGGCAGTGGATAGGCAGTAGAAAGCCCGAGAAACAGATGCAGCAGCTGCGTGAGCCCAAGTTAAG CACTTTGTGTCTCTGCATCGCTAAAAAGTTTTGGCTTTGCAGTTGGAATGCAACCTATGATAGTTTGCTTGGAAGCAACAAACCGTTTACCAAGCGTATTCCTCTTGCC GAAATGGTAGATTTTCTTGTGGACGTATGGGAGCAGGAAGGAATGTATGACTGA
- the LOC113742800 gene encoding uncharacterized protein isoform X5, with protein MHGNSGCLGSATEPKLDLTIHDSLQQQKPLAEIHSRISKASISESFRTNGNCDMDVSAVQSQGSVSSVSSSLTNSHGAGSSNASYEFVNHGLLLWNQTRRQWIGSRKPEKQMQQLREPKLSTLCLCIAKKFWLCSWNATYDSLLGSNKPFTKRIPLAEMVDFLVDVWEQEGMYD; from the exons ATGCATGGG AACAGTGGTTGTCTTGGAAGTGCTACTGAGCCAAAACTAGATTTGACAATTCATGACTCTCTTCAACAGCAGAAACCTCTAGCTGAAATACATTCAAGAATATCAAAAGCTAGCATATCTGAGAGTTTCCGGACAAACGGCAACTGTGACATGGACGTGAGTGCTGTTCAGTCACAGGGAAGTGTATCATCAGTTAGTAGTTCATTGACCAATTCTCATGGAGCTGGAAGTTCAAATGCTTCCTATGAATTTGTAAATCAT GGTCTTCTTCTTTGGAATCAAACTAGACGGCAGTGGATAGGCAGTAGAAAGCCCGAGAAACAGATGCAGCAGCTGCGTGAGCCCAAGTTAAG CACTTTGTGTCTCTGCATCGCTAAAAAGTTTTGGCTTTGCAGTTGGAATGCAACCTATGATAGTTTGCTTGGAAGCAACAAACCGTTTACCAAGCGTATTCCTCTTGCC GAAATGGTAGATTTTCTTGTGGACGTATGGGAGCAGGAAGGAATGTATGACTGA
- the LOC140003819 gene encoding 26.5 kDa heat shock protein, mitochondrial-like, giving the protein MALARLALKNLQQRCSLPSYQCASERTVNSVQKQRWGSELLRRISSAAGKEDSAGQQVAVSEGGEKSNKLFPKKKQRRSLWKKEDDDFPPPLWEFFPSGLGNALVQASENINRLLGNLSPSRLLGKFKEQDDLYKLRLPVPGLAKEDVKVTVDDGVLTIKGERKEEEEGTDDDDDDHWASFYGYYNTSVLLPDDAKVDEIRAEMKDGVLTVIIPRTERPKKDVKEISVH; this is encoded by the exons ATGGCTTTGGCTCGTTTGGCTTTGAAAAATTTGCAACAGAGATGTTCTTTACCATCATATCAGTGTGCCTCCGAAAGAACTGTAAACTCTGTCCAGAAACAGAGATGGGGTTCTGAACTTCTTAGAAGGATATCATCAGCCGCCGGCAAGGAGGACTCTGCTGGCCAGCAGGTGGCTGTTTCCGAGGGTGGCGAGAAATCGAACAAGCTTTTCCCAAAGAAGAAGCAACGTAGAAGCCTGTGGAAAAAGGAGGACGATGACTTCCCTCCTCCTCTCTGGG AATTCTTCCCCTCGGGACTCGGAAATGCTCTGGTGCAAGCATCAGAGAACATCAACAGGCTGCTTGGGAATCTATCACCTTCACGACTTCTGGGCAAATTTAAAGAGCAAGACGATTTGTACAAGCTGCGGCTTCCAGTGCCGGGGCTTGCCAAGGAGGATGTAAAGGTGACTGTTGATGATGGAGTTCTGACAATAAAGGGAGAGCGCAAGGAAGAGGAAGAAGGgactgatgatgatgatgatgatcacTGGGCAAGCTTCTATGGTTACTATAATACCAGTGTTTTACTGCCTGATGATGCAAAAGTTGATGAAATTAGAGCAGAGATGAAAGATGGGGTTCTTACGGTTATCATTCCGAGGACTGAGAGGCCTAAGAAAGACGTAAAAGAAATCTCAGTGCACTGA
- the LOC113742960 gene encoding uncharacterized protein, whose amino-acid sequence MLLRSSSSPILSSWLPNSSGSSPEPDHLPQLTRTRSVSLSASFAIDDIPGCASPLRPVHDSDLRDHQPASKKEKDIHIKRPKTPKPVKLKEAKEEELERLLSSSGLGEPAAAAEEDGCVAAVEKEKVLQTLVVGGGGAGGGGGRVCGGGGGGGGSDGGDGSGFGSDSYDSNRWHGHDSTDAYYQKMIEANPGNALLLANYAKFLKEVKGELDKAEEYCGRAILANPSDGNVLSLYADLIWQTQKDAPRAKTYFDQAVQSDPDDCYVLASYARFLWDAEEEEEEEDASSQYGKDGGNSSATFYGGASRGYPLTAAS is encoded by the exons ATGTTACTGAGGAGTTCATCCTCGCCCATCCTAAGTTCATGGCTTCCAAACTCATCCGGGTCATCTCCTGAACCCGATCATCTACCCCAACTCACCCGCACCCGATCCGTCTCTCTCTCTGCCTCATTCGCCATCGATGATATCCCAGGTTGCGCCAGTCCACTTCGACCCGTCCATGACTCCGATCTCAGGGACCACCAGCCAGCTTCCAAGAAGGAAAAGGATATCCACATTAAGCGCCCCAAGACGCCAAAGCCGGTGAAGCTCAAGGAGGCCAAGGAAGAAGAGTTGGAGAGGCTGTTGTCCAGCTCGGGCTTGGGGGAGCCCGCGGCTGCCGCCGAGGAGGACGGGTGTGTGGCCGCGGTGGAGAAGGAGAAGGTTTTGCAGACTCTGGTGGTGGGAGGCGGTGGCGCTGGCGGAGGTGGGGGGAGGGtttgtggtggtggtggaggaggtGGCGGGTCAGATGGTGGAGATGGGTCCGGATTTGGTTCGGATTCGTATGATTCGAATAGGTGGCATGGGCATGATAGTACGGACGCGTACTATCAGAAAATGATCGAAGCCAATCCGGGCAATGCTTTATTACTTGCGAATTATGCCAAGTTCCTAAAGGAG GTGAAGGGAGAGTTAGATAAAGCTGAGGAGTACTGCGGAAGAGCAATTTTGGCTAACCCAAGCGATGGAAATGTTCTTTCACTGTATGCTGACCTAATATGGCAAACGCAAAAGGATGCACCCCGTGCCAAGACTTACTTTGATCAAGCTGTTCAATCTGACCCTGATGACTG CTATGTGCTTGCTTCGTATGCTCGGTTTCTATGGGAtgctgaggaggaggaggaggaagaagatgcATCAAGCCAATATGGAAAGGATGGTGGTAATTCATCAGCAACATTCTATGGAGGAGCATCACGCGGATATCCACTTACCGCGGCTTCTTGA